From one Chanodichthys erythropterus isolate Z2021 chromosome 3, ASM2448905v1, whole genome shotgun sequence genomic stretch:
- the LOC137003295 gene encoding endonuclease domain-containing 1 protein-like, which produces MASNFGKPLATVALQVKMRLFVIISVLLVLGFPFIMTEVVKKFSTCRNFFFEDQPPEIEGVLKDSASQDDTRYKLICQKYDNKYRFATLYDTMKRIPIFSAYKYTGHYDEKPHIPWMVEPQLEPLDGTMSEPGTNQAIDGDYWDQEIPDELERGHLFPNGHAADEINAESTYTLTNTVPQKKSFNGGSWRVMEQNVRKSMDSNCRDKNNPNNILAYVLTGAVPGNRLLNDRVNIPSHMWTVFCCFNINTKAWESQAHWAENKSEKKPNPVIIEKTLKQLQEFLWNKYKQSSLFSEDCYNYFTLKKSSSPEDEL; this is translated from the exons TTCAGGTGAAGATGCGTCTGTTTGTCATCATCTCCGTGTTGCTGGTGTTGGGCTTTCCGTTCATCATGACTGAAGTTGTTAAAAAATTCAGCACatgcagaaattttttttttgaagatcaGCCTCCAGAGATTGAAGGTGTTCTGAAGGATTCAGCCTCGCAGGATGATACCCGCTACAAACTCATCTGTCAAAAATATGACAACAAATACAGATTTGCAACTCTCTATGACACAATGAAGAGGATTCCTATTTTCTCAGCTTACAAATATACTGGGCATTATGATGAAAAACCACATATTCCATGGATGGTGGAGCCGCAG CTTGAGCCTTTAGATGGCACAATGTCTGAACCAGGAACCAATCAGGCTATAGACGGAGACTATTGGGACCAGGAAATACCGGATGAACTGGAACGTGGTCACTTATTTCCCAACGGCCACGCAGCTGATGAAATCAATGCTGAATCTACATACACACTGACCAATACTGTGCCACAGAAGAAAAGCTTTAATGGTGGTAGTTGGAGAGTTATGGAGCAAAACGTTAGAAAGTCCATGGATTCTAACTGCCGTGACAAAAATAACCCTAATAATATCTTGGCTTATGTGCTGACAGGAGCTGTGCCTGGTAACAGACTCTTGAATGACAGAGTCAACATTCCTTCACACATGTGGACCGTCTTCTGCTGctttaatattaatactaaaGCATGGGAATCCCAGGCTCACTGGGCTGAAAACAAAAGTGAGAAAAAACCAAACCCAGTAATCATTGAAAAAACCCTGAAGCAATTACAGGAGTTTCTGTGgaataaatataaacaatccTCACTCTTCAGTGAAGACTGTTACAATTATTTCACACTAAAGAAATCATCCAGTCCTGAAGATGAACTCTAA